A section of the Rhodobacteraceae bacterium M382 genome encodes:
- a CDS encoding GNAT family N-acetyltransferase, translating into MIRLARPQDTDAIWAFLNPRRATSMFLSGNLLDHGINTAGHPKANTVWLSWDRDQIQAVFALTEYGYFVFEIASFDLQQGAELRRALGGRTLRGINGCHAPFVKIRKALGLAAEPAVFDDCKPHYLLDLKQLQMPSGDSVLRPMRVADLAVLQPWFASYSAQVLGLRETPENRALSDERLTLLIDSGRGRVLWLGGQPVAMTAFNAVAGSCVQVGSVYTPSHLRGQGHARRAVALHLDEARQQGVQEAILFAATPAAAHAYEAIGFRRIGDYGIVDFASPIVLPAKPEVAA; encoded by the coding sequence AACCTGTTGGATCATGGGATCAACACAGCGGGTCACCCAAAGGCCAATACGGTTTGGTTGAGCTGGGATCGCGATCAGATTCAGGCAGTTTTTGCTCTGACGGAATATGGGTATTTTGTTTTCGAAATTGCGTCCTTTGACCTGCAACAGGGGGCTGAGTTACGCCGGGCGCTAGGTGGGCGGACCCTGCGCGGGATCAACGGGTGCCATGCGCCGTTTGTGAAGATACGCAAGGCTTTGGGTCTAGCGGCGGAACCTGCTGTATTCGACGATTGTAAACCGCACTACCTGCTGGATCTGAAACAGTTGCAGATGCCCAGCGGAGACTCGGTCCTGCGCCCGATGCGGGTGGCAGATCTCGCCGTGTTACAGCCCTGGTTCGCCAGCTATTCAGCCCAGGTGCTGGGCCTAAGGGAAACCCCGGAAAACCGGGCGCTTTCTGATGAGCGGCTGACACTATTGATTGACAGCGGCAGGGGGCGTGTCCTGTGGCTGGGCGGTCAGCCGGTGGCCATGACGGCCTTTAATGCGGTGGCCGGCTCCTGTGTTCAGGTTGGATCTGTCTATACACCGTCGCACTTGCGCGGACAGGGTCACGCGCGCCGCGCCGTTGCTCTGCATCTGGACGAAGCGCGACAGCAGGGTGTGCAGGAGGCGATTCTGTTTGCAGCGACCCCCGCGGCTGCCCATGCCTATGAGGCAATCGGGTTCCGACGGATCGGAGACTACGGCATCGTTGATTTTGCATCCCCAATTGTTCTGCCCGCCAAACCTGAGGTGGCCGCATGA
- a CDS encoding glutamate--cysteine ligase: MSIPQSGGGPIERHEQLAEYLESGCKPKDDWRIGTEHEKFGYCKDTHQPLPFHGKRSIVAVLEGLRDRHGWAEVREGGELIGLEKDGANVSLEPGGALELSGAPLETIHETCDEVNVHLREVKDIADEIGVGFIGLGAAPVWSHEEMPLMPKGRYKLMDAYMGKVGTMGRSMMRRTCTVQVNIDFGSEADMVQKLRVALALQPVATALFANSPFFEGKPNGHKSWRSRVWRDLDDARTGMLPFVFDDGFGFEAYVQYALDVPMYFVYRDGKYIDALGMSFRDFLVGKLPALPGETPTLSDWADHLTTAFPEARIKKYMEMRGADGGPWRRLCALPAFWVGLTYDQSSLDAAWDLVKGWDAETREALRIAASVDGLQAQVGNINMHDLAREVVSISDAGLRARAKPGAGGLVPDETHFLNALKDSLESGQVPADELLERYHGDWNGDLSRIYGDYSY, from the coding sequence ATGTCCATTCCTCAATCCGGCGGTGGGCCGATCGAACGGCACGAACAGCTGGCCGAATACCTGGAATCGGGCTGCAAGCCCAAGGACGATTGGCGTATCGGCACCGAGCACGAGAAGTTCGGGTATTGCAAAGACACGCATCAGCCCCTGCCATTTCATGGCAAACGGTCCATCGTGGCTGTGCTCGAAGGACTGCGGGACCGCCATGGCTGGGCCGAGGTGCGCGAAGGTGGCGAACTCATTGGTCTGGAAAAAGATGGGGCGAATGTCTCGCTGGAACCCGGTGGCGCGCTGGAACTGTCGGGCGCTCCGTTGGAAACGATCCATGAAACCTGTGACGAGGTGAATGTTCACCTGCGCGAGGTCAAGGATATCGCCGATGAAATCGGTGTGGGTTTTATCGGTCTGGGCGCTGCTCCGGTCTGGAGCCACGAAGAAATGCCGCTGATGCCCAAGGGGCGGTACAAGTTGATGGACGCCTATATGGGCAAGGTCGGCACCATGGGCCGGTCGATGATGCGCCGCACCTGTACGGTTCAGGTCAACATCGACTTTGGCTCCGAAGCCGACATGGTGCAGAAACTGCGCGTCGCGCTGGCGTTACAGCCGGTTGCCACCGCATTGTTCGCCAATTCACCGTTTTTCGAGGGCAAGCCCAATGGGCACAAGTCCTGGCGTTCGCGTGTGTGGCGCGATCTGGACGATGCACGCACCGGCATGTTGCCATTCGTGTTCGACGACGGGTTCGGGTTCGAGGCATACGTGCAATACGCGCTCGATGTGCCGATGTATTTTGTCTATCGCGATGGCAAATACATTGACGCGCTGGGCATGTCGTTCCGTGATTTCCTGGTGGGCAAACTTCCTGCGCTGCCGGGCGAAACCCCGACCCTGTCGGATTGGGCTGACCATTTGACCACGGCTTTCCCCGAAGCCCGGATCAAGAAATACATGGAAATGCGGGGCGCTGATGGTGGCCCCTGGCGGCGTCTGTGCGCGCTGCCTGCATTCTGGGTTGGTCTGACCTATGATCAATCGTCGTTGGACGCGGCTTGGGATCTGGTCAAAGGCTGGGATGCCGAAACCCGCGAAGCCTTGCGCATCGCCGCATCCGTAGACGGGTTGCAGGCGCAGGTCGGTAACATCAACATGCATGATCTGGCGCGCGAAGTCGTGTCGATTTCGGATGCCGGTTTGCGGGCCCGGGCAAAACCCGGTGCCGGTGGTCTGGTTCCGGATGAAACCCATTTCCTGAACGCGCTCAAGGACAGCCTGGAATCTGGGCAGGTTCCTGCGGATGAGCTTTTGGAACGGTATCATGGCGATTGGAATGGCGACCTGAGCCGGATTTATGGCGACTATAGCTATTGA
- the plsY gene encoding glycerol-3-phosphate 1-O-acyltransferase PlsY, producing the protein MPTLESDLPILLLWVLIGYGLGAIPFGVVVARFMGLGNLREIGSGNIGATNVLRTGSKPAAFLTLVLDGGKGAAAVLLARAFAPEDAAQLAGFAAFIGHCYPVWLGFKGGKGVATFLGLWLALAWPVGVACCLTWLVTAIVTRISSLSALIAAASSTIWVVLLTNGAALLLGIPLTLLVYWRHRENIKRIRLGTEPRIGQK; encoded by the coding sequence ATGCCCACGCTCGAATCTGACCTGCCCATTCTGCTGTTATGGGTCCTGATCGGTTATGGTCTGGGGGCGATCCCCTTTGGTGTGGTGGTGGCCCGGTTCATGGGGTTGGGCAATCTGCGTGAAATTGGTTCGGGAAACATTGGTGCCACCAACGTGCTGCGCACAGGATCGAAACCAGCCGCGTTTCTGACCCTGGTTCTGGACGGTGGCAAAGGCGCAGCGGCCGTGCTCCTGGCCCGGGCTTTTGCGCCCGAAGACGCCGCACAACTGGCCGGGTTCGCGGCCTTTATTGGCCACTGTTATCCGGTTTGGCTGGGGTTCAAGGGCGGCAAGGGTGTCGCGACCTTTCTGGGCCTATGGTTGGCGCTGGCCTGGCCAGTCGGCGTGGCCTGCTGCCTGACGTGGTTGGTGACGGCCATCGTGACCCGCATCTCATCGCTTTCGGCACTGATTGCGGCAGCTTCATCGACCATTTGGGTTGTGTTGCTCACAAACGGGGCCGCATTGCTTCTGGGCATCCCCCTGACATTGCTGGTCTATTGGCGCCACCGCGAAAACATCAAACGAATCCGGCTCGGAACCGAACCCCGCATCGGTCAAAAATAA
- the pyrC gene encoding dihydroorotase: protein MSTTLFINARLIDPEAGSDTLGWLLVRAGSIVGTGSATPAPAADEIVDCNGKCLAPGIIDIGVKVCEPGERHKESYKSAGRAAAAGGVTTMITRPDTTPTIDTPETLEFVNRRAQADTPVNVLAMAALTKGREGREMTEIGFLMDAGAVAFSDCDHVVANTKVFSRALTYARSLGALVIAHPQEPELSKGAAATSGKFASLRGLPAVSPMAERMGLDRDIALLEMTGARYHADQITTARALPALERAKNNGLDITAGTSIHHLTLNELDVADYRTFFKVKPPLRSEDDRLAVVEAVRTGLIDTISSMHTPQDEESKRLPFEEAAAGAVAMETLLPAALRLYHSGHLDLPTLFRAMSLNPANRLGLAGGRLAAEAPADLVLFDPDTPFVMDRFKLRSKSQNTPFDGQRMQGRVLATYVAGTPVYRR, encoded by the coding sequence ATGAGCACCACCCTCTTCATCAATGCCCGCCTGATCGACCCCGAAGCCGGATCCGACACCTTGGGCTGGCTGCTGGTTCGCGCCGGGTCCATTGTTGGCACCGGTTCCGCAACCCCGGCACCGGCAGCGGACGAGATCGTCGACTGCAATGGAAAATGTCTGGCCCCTGGCATCATCGACATCGGAGTCAAGGTCTGCGAACCCGGTGAGCGACACAAGGAAAGCTATAAGTCCGCAGGCCGCGCCGCCGCTGCCGGAGGGGTCACCACAATGATTACCCGCCCGGACACCACGCCAACCATAGACACGCCGGAAACGCTGGAATTCGTCAACCGCCGCGCCCAGGCCGACACACCTGTCAATGTGTTGGCCATGGCCGCCCTGACCAAGGGACGCGAAGGGCGCGAGATGACGGAAATCGGCTTTCTGATGGATGCCGGTGCCGTGGCCTTTTCCGACTGTGACCATGTTGTCGCCAATACCAAGGTATTTTCGCGTGCGTTGACCTATGCGCGCAGCCTTGGCGCATTGGTGATTGCCCATCCACAAGAGCCCGAGCTGAGCAAAGGGGCCGCCGCCACATCTGGTAAATTTGCTTCGCTGCGTGGTTTACCTGCCGTCTCGCCCATGGCAGAACGCATGGGGCTGGATCGGGATATTGCGCTGCTGGAAATGACCGGCGCGCGCTATCATGCCGACCAGATCACCACCGCCAGAGCCCTGCCCGCGCTTGAGCGTGCCAAAAACAACGGTCTGGACATCACCGCCGGAACCTCGATCCATCACCTGACCCTGAACGAGCTGGACGTGGCCGACTATCGTACTTTCTTCAAGGTCAAACCGCCCTTGCGCAGCGAAGACGATCGTCTGGCAGTGGTCGAAGCGGTGCGCACCGGCTTGATCGACACCATCAGTTCGATGCACACCCCCCAAGACGAAGAAAGCAAGCGTCTCCCATTCGAGGAAGCCGCCGCTGGTGCGGTTGCGATGGAAACTTTGTTGCCGGCTGCGTTGCGCCTGTATCACTCGGGCCACTTGGACCTGCCAACGCTGTTTCGCGCCATGTCACTGAATCCGGCCAATCGGCTGGGCCTTGCTGGTGGTCGGCTCGCTGCAGAAGCCCCGGCGGATCTGGTCCTGTTCGACCCTGACACGCCCTTTGTCATGGACCGGTTCAAACTTCGGTCGAAATCTCAGAACACTCCGTTTGACGGCCAGCGGATGCAAGGTAGGGTGCTGGCAACCTATGTCGCCGGAACCCCCGTCTATCGGAGATAG
- a CDS encoding aspartate carbamoyltransferase catalytic subunit — translation MTFGHKHLLGIEHLKPHDITAILDLADEYVDLNRRSEKHSETLRGLTQINMFFENSTRTQASFELAGKRLGADVMNMAMQASSIKKGETLIDTAMTLNAMHPDLLVVRHPHSGAVDLLAQKVNCAVLNAGDGRHEHPTQALLDALTIRRAKGRLHRLNIAICGDIAHSRVARSNLILLGKMENRIRLIGPPTLMPAQIDAFGVEVYDDMREGLQDVDVVMMLRLQKERMDGGFIPSEREYYHRYGLDADKLSLAKPDAIVMHPGPMNRGVEIDGTIADDINRSVIQEQVEMGVAVRMAAMDLLARNLRAQRISAEH, via the coding sequence ATGACGTTCGGTCACAAGCACCTTCTGGGCATCGAACACCTCAAACCACATGATATCACCGCGATTCTGGATCTGGCCGATGAATACGTCGATCTGAACCGGCGTTCGGAAAAACACTCCGAAACCCTGCGTGGTCTGACCCAGATCAACATGTTCTTTGAAAACTCGACCCGCACACAGGCCTCTTTTGAATTGGCAGGCAAACGGTTGGGCGCAGACGTCATGAACATGGCCATGCAGGCCAGTTCGATCAAAAAGGGCGAAACCCTGATCGATACAGCCATGACGTTGAATGCCATGCACCCCGATTTGCTGGTGGTGCGCCACCCGCATTCCGGCGCGGTGGACCTGCTGGCGCAAAAGGTGAACTGCGCCGTGCTGAACGCCGGTGATGGACGTCACGAACACCCCACCCAGGCGCTGCTGGACGCGTTGACCATCCGCCGCGCCAAGGGCCGGTTGCACCGTCTGAACATCGCAATCTGTGGCGACATCGCCCATTCCCGCGTGGCTCGATCGAACCTGATCCTGTTGGGCAAAATGGAAAACCGTATTCGACTGATTGGCCCGCCGACGCTGATGCCGGCGCAGATCGACGCCTTTGGGGTCGAGGTTTATGATGACATGCGCGAGGGGCTACAGGACGTGGACGTCGTGATGATGCTGCGCCTTCAGAAAGAGCGGATGGACGGTGGCTTCATTCCTTCAGAACGGGAGTATTATCACCGCTATGGACTGGATGCGGATAAGCTGTCGTTGGCCAAACCCGACGCGATTGTCATGCATCCCGGACCGATGAATCGCGGCGTCGAAATCGACGGGACCATCGCGGATGACATCAACCGATCAGTCATTCAGGAGCAAGTCGAAATGGGGGTCGCCGTGCGCATGGCCGCTATGGATCTTCTGGCCCGCAATCTACGCGCCCAGCGCATTTCCGCGGAGCATTGA
- a CDS encoding uracil-DNA glycosylase, giving the protein MESALDYHTARALLDWQIELGVTETISDAPINRYELEQKAPKPNAVETAAVPVISKEVDPVVVAQQVAKAANSLSDLRDAMGNFEHCDLKRGARNLVFSDGQAGARVMIIGEAPGRDEDRQGKPFVGRAGQLLDRMLDAIDLNRESNVYITNVLPWRPPQNRDPLPIEISMMVPFLRRHVELAQPEVLILMGNISCQAVLAKRGITRLRGNWGDAWGIPALPMFHPAYLLRQPHMKRQAWADLLEIKARLGALA; this is encoded by the coding sequence ATGGAATCGGCTCTGGATTATCATACGGCTCGCGCCTTGCTGGACTGGCAGATTGAACTCGGCGTGACCGAGACGATCAGCGATGCGCCAATCAATCGCTACGAGCTCGAGCAAAAAGCGCCCAAGCCCAATGCCGTCGAAACGGCCGCCGTTCCTGTCATATCCAAAGAGGTCGATCCGGTTGTGGTGGCGCAACAGGTGGCAAAAGCGGCCAACTCCCTGTCGGACCTGCGCGACGCTATGGGCAATTTCGAGCACTGCGATCTCAAACGCGGCGCTCGTAATCTGGTGTTTTCCGATGGCCAGGCCGGTGCACGTGTCATGATCATCGGCGAAGCGCCGGGCCGCGACGAAGATCGCCAAGGCAAGCCCTTTGTCGGGCGGGCGGGGCAATTGCTGGACCGGATGCTCGATGCCATTGACCTGAACCGCGAGAGCAACGTCTATATCACCAATGTCTTGCCTTGGCGCCCCCCTCAGAACCGGGATCCCTTGCCGATCGAAATCTCGATGATGGTGCCGTTTCTGCGCCGCCACGTCGAACTGGCACAGCCCGAAGTGTTGATCCTGATGGGAAATATCAGCTGTCAGGCTGTGCTGGCCAAACGGGGTATCACCCGTCTGCGGGGCAATTGGGGCGATGCCTGGGGCATTCCGGCCCTGCCGATGTTCCATCCGGCCTACCTGTTGCGTCAGCCGCATATGAAACGTCAGGCCTGGGCTGATCTGTTGGAAATCAAGGCGCGGTTGGGGGCGCTGGCGTGA
- a CDS encoding metallophosphoesterase: MKILAFSDLHLNANRAADLVSASAEADLVIGAGDFCNVRMGLSDAMALLSGLKAPMVAVPGNAESAQELRAAALPGTTVLHGEGGCFGGLNIFGLGYGVPETPFGSWSCDLSESQAAQMLDACTAADILIAHSPPKGIADRTSGGVSVGSSAIRAAVERVQPKLMLCGHVHDCWGERGVIGVTDVMNLGPRPNWFEVQT, encoded by the coding sequence GTGAAGATCCTTGCCTTTTCCGACCTTCATTTGAATGCCAACCGCGCCGCCGATCTGGTGTCGGCCAGTGCCGAGGCAGATCTGGTCATCGGAGCCGGAGATTTCTGCAATGTGCGGATGGGCCTGAGCGATGCGATGGCGTTGTTGTCCGGGCTCAAGGCCCCGATGGTTGCTGTACCGGGCAATGCCGAAAGCGCGCAGGAGTTGCGCGCGGCCGCTTTGCCGGGAACCACCGTGTTGCACGGAGAGGGGGGCTGCTTTGGCGGGCTGAACATTTTTGGTCTGGGGTATGGCGTACCCGAGACACCGTTTGGCAGCTGGTCCTGTGATCTGTCGGAATCCCAGGCTGCGCAGATGCTTGATGCCTGCACGGCGGCCGACATCCTGATTGCCCATTCCCCGCCCAAAGGGATTGCAGATCGCACGTCCGGTGGTGTGTCCGTCGGGTCCAGCGCCATCCGGGCCGCTGTCGAACGCGTTCAGCCCAAATTGATGCTATGCGGTCATGTGCATGATTGTTGGGGCGAACGCGGAGTCATCGGTGTTACCGACGTGATGAATTTGGGGCCGCGCCCCAATTGGTTCGAGGTCCAGACATGA
- a CDS encoding LysE family translocator: MIDMFTLATFVPAALALNLTPGADMMFCLGQGVRSGPRAALSASAGISVGGMVHVALGGLGLGAAVAAMPWMFEAIRWLGVCYLLYLAWGAFRGGNAPGEIRAARASRAFRDGMLVNLTNPKVILFVLAFVPQFVDPGAGSILVQFLIFGAIMGTTGFFVNGGVGVFAGSMGHYLTGNATAGRWLGRISGTIFTGLALRLAIMERA, from the coding sequence ATGATCGACATGTTTACGCTTGCTACCTTTGTCCCTGCTGCTTTGGCGTTGAACTTGACGCCGGGCGCGGACATGATGTTCTGCCTGGGGCAGGGGGTACGTTCGGGCCCGCGTGCGGCGCTGTCTGCCAGCGCCGGGATTTCGGTTGGTGGCATGGTGCATGTGGCGCTGGGTGGGCTGGGTCTGGGAGCTGCTGTCGCGGCCATGCCCTGGATGTTCGAGGCTATTCGTTGGCTTGGGGTTTGCTATCTGCTCTATCTGGCCTGGGGCGCGTTTCGTGGTGGCAATGCACCGGGGGAAATTCGCGCCGCGCGGGCGTCTCGAGCCTTTCGAGACGGTATGCTGGTCAATCTGACCAACCCGAAAGTGATCCTGTTTGTTCTCGCTTTTGTCCCGCAATTTGTCGATCCGGGGGCCGGATCGATCCTGGTCCAATTTCTGATCTTTGGCGCGATCATGGGCACCACCGGATTCTTTGTGAACGGTGGGGTCGGCGTTTTTGCCGGATCCATGGGGCATTACCTGACCGGCAATGCAACGGCGGGTCGCTGGTTGGGTCGGATCTCGGGAACGATTTTTACCGGGCTGGCGCTGAGGCTGGCCATCATGGAAAGGGCTTGA
- the moaB gene encoding molybdenum cofactor biosynthesis protein B, with protein sequence MSRIDETKEFIPVRIAVLTVSDSRSLDQDRSGQVLEDRLKAAGHILADRKIIQDERDQIADQLRAWVGDPQVDVVISTGGTGLTGRDVTVEAHRDVYEKEIEAFGTVFTIISMEKIGTSAVQSRATGGVAGGTYLFALPGSPGACKDAWDGILSMQLDYRHLPCNFVEIMPRLEEHKRRK encoded by the coding sequence ATGTCTCGCATAGATGAAACCAAGGAATTCATCCCGGTTCGTATCGCGGTGCTGACCGTGTCGGACAGTCGATCTCTGGATCAGGACCGTTCGGGGCAAGTGCTCGAAGACCGGCTCAAGGCTGCTGGGCACATTCTGGCAGATCGCAAGATTATTCAGGACGAACGCGACCAGATCGCCGATCAGCTGCGCGCCTGGGTGGGGGACCCGCAGGTGGATGTGGTGATTTCCACCGGCGGAACCGGTCTGACAGGCCGCGATGTCACGGTCGAGGCGCACCGCGACGTCTATGAAAAGGAAATCGAAGCCTTTGGCACCGTGTTCACAATCATTTCGATGGAAAAGATTGGCACCAGCGCGGTGCAATCGCGCGCCACGGGCGGCGTCGCGGGCGGTACCTATCTGTTTGCATTGCCTGGCAGCCCAGGTGCCTGCAAGGATGCCTGGGACGGGATCTTGTCCATGCAGCTGGATTATCGCCACTTGCCCTGCAATTTTGTGGAAATCATGCCGCGTTTGGAGGAACACAAGCGACGGAAATGA
- a CDS encoding HlyD family efflux transporter periplasmic adaptor subunit produces MRFLRHSLVGVFLASMTLALLLYAGQLVMQAVQTRLSNERPAPPPRERVFAVNVVTANYDRTTPVLPAFGQIQSRRSLELRTVMRGRVIHLADSFVEGGTVKADEVLVQIDPVDVQAALERAQADLQDAEAEIRDAARNLELARAELVAAQDQADLRQRAFKRQQDLQSRGVGTAAASEAAELTAASARQAVLSRGQAVAQSEARADQAQTRLARARIALSTAQRDLDETTVRAAFDGTLQGVSLVEGRLVSANEKLAELVDSKALEVAFRISTAQYARLLDTAGDLISAPVNVSLDVTGADLEASGVIVRDSGAAGEGQSGRVIFARLEAAPGFKPGDFVTVAVQEPEISNVARVPASALDAARTILVVGPDDRLESLQVELVRRQGDDVLIRGDGLAGREVVTGRTPLLGAGIRVRPLRQESALKPEAAMLELSDEDRARLVASVQANDRMPQAAKSRVLEQLAAAKVPAGLVRRIETGSGG; encoded by the coding sequence ATGCGGTTTCTGCGACACAGCCTGGTCGGGGTTTTTCTGGCGTCAATGACGCTGGCCCTGCTGCTTTATGCGGGGCAGTTGGTCATGCAGGCGGTTCAAACCCGGCTGAGCAACGAACGCCCGGCACCGCCTCCGCGGGAACGGGTGTTCGCGGTCAACGTGGTAACGGCGAATTATGACCGGACGACCCCGGTGTTGCCTGCCTTTGGACAGATCCAGAGCCGCCGGTCGCTGGAGTTGCGCACGGTGATGCGGGGGCGTGTCATCCATCTTGCCGACAGTTTCGTTGAAGGTGGAACCGTGAAGGCCGACGAGGTGCTGGTACAGATCGACCCGGTGGATGTGCAGGCGGCGTTGGAACGGGCCCAGGCCGATTTACAGGATGCCGAAGCGGAGATTCGCGATGCGGCGCGCAACCTCGAACTTGCGCGTGCCGAATTGGTGGCGGCCCAGGATCAGGCGGATCTGCGTCAACGGGCGTTTAAGCGTCAGCAGGATTTGCAATCACGCGGAGTCGGCACCGCCGCCGCCAGCGAAGCTGCCGAGCTGACCGCCGCTTCGGCACGTCAGGCGGTTCTATCGCGCGGCCAGGCGGTTGCCCAATCCGAGGCGCGGGCCGACCAGGCGCAAACCCGACTGGCCCGCGCCCGCATTGCATTGTCCACAGCACAGAGAGATTTGGACGAGACAACCGTTCGCGCGGCCTTTGATGGGACGTTGCAAGGCGTGTCTCTGGTCGAAGGACGGCTGGTGTCGGCCAACGAAAAGCTTGCCGAACTGGTGGATTCCAAGGCATTGGAAGTGGCGTTTCGCATATCGACAGCCCAATATGCCCGATTGTTGGACACCGCGGGTGATCTGATCTCAGCCCCAGTGAATGTGTCATTGGATGTCACCGGCGCGGATCTGGAGGCCTCTGGCGTCATCGTGCGTGACAGCGGCGCAGCAGGCGAAGGACAATCCGGTCGGGTGATCTTTGCGCGGCTTGAAGCAGCACCGGGGTTCAAACCTGGAGATTTTGTAACCGTTGCCGTTCAGGAACCAGAGATTTCCAATGTTGCCCGGGTTCCAGCTTCGGCGTTGGATGCGGCGCGCACAATTCTGGTTGTGGGTCCAGATGATCGTCTTGAGAGCCTGCAGGTGGAATTGGTGCGGCGTCAGGGGGATGACGTTTTGATCCGTGGCGATGGTCTGGCCGGGCGCGAGGTGGTGACCGGGCGCACCCCATTGCTGGGTGCCGGAATCCGTGTGCGGCCTCTGCGTCAGGAAAGCGCGCTGAAACCCGAGGCTGCAATGCTGGAATTGAGCGACGAGGATCGCGCCCGTCTGGTTGCATCGGTGCAGGCCAACGACCGTATGCCCCAAGCGGCCAAGTCCAGAGTGTTGGAACAGCTGGCGGCGGCCAAGGTGCCCGCAGGGCTGGTGCGACGGATCGAAACCGGTAGCGGGGGCTGA